A single window of Vibrio stylophorae DNA harbors:
- a CDS encoding DNA polymerase II, whose protein sequence is MPPTQGFLLTAQSRDFGQQTQIECWLATEQGPVQLLIDSEPVVIFTLSAQREKIRQLLATRELQSVQMKPLALKDFQHQAIDGCYCQTQAQAKNLAQALKQSQLTCYEDDIRLHERYLMERFILGGLAFQGQAQWHASTRHAQQGHWQITQAKVKSSEVSPKLSWVSLDLECSGKGVLYSIGLYGQIGAQTIGDVLMVGQAPEPESKPEPMTDSVDASQSSAQDYQIHWVSDEKTLLLALCDWFDRHDPDLILGWNVLDFDMRLLIQRAQYQHLSLRLGRGGQAAHWRDSTQGGRGFLTLPGRVVLDGISALKNATYGFSSWSLESVSQQLLGEGKAIESPHDRLAEIERLFREDKLALAHYNFQDCVLVAKIFAHTHLLDYLIERSGLTGLLLDRAGGSVAAFTNLYLPRLHRGGYVAPNLASESWIASPGGFVMDSNPGLYDSVLVLDFKSLYPSIIRSFYIDPMGLIEGLAHSQGELAIEGESCEATDDIVPGFRGGVFHRQQHFLPEMIAKLWHARDEAKAKGEKAFSQAIKIIMNSFYGVLGSSGCRFFDHRLASSITMRGHAVMKETRLMIESQGYQVIYGDTDSVFVSLGQSHSQKQADEIGQHLVDFINQNWQQILEQRYQLACHLELEYETHYRRFLMPRIRGAEMGSKKRYAGLMGEGEDAKMVFKGLETVRSDWTPLAQQFQQTLYRMIFDGESPDSYVRDYVERTKSGDYDDLLVYRKRLRRHLSEYQKNIPPQVKAARMADEINIKLGRDPQYQHKGTIAYVITVHGPEPHEFQQSAVDYDHYIEKQLKPVADAILPFIGKDFDALIAPQMGLF, encoded by the coding sequence ATGCCGCCGACGCAGGGATTTTTACTCACCGCACAATCACGTGATTTCGGCCAGCAGACACAAATTGAATGCTGGCTGGCAACGGAGCAAGGCCCAGTTCAACTGTTGATTGATAGTGAGCCCGTGGTGATCTTTACGCTATCGGCCCAGCGAGAGAAAATTCGCCAGTTATTGGCAACACGTGAGCTGCAAAGTGTTCAAATGAAGCCGCTTGCTTTGAAGGATTTCCAGCATCAAGCCATTGATGGCTGTTATTGCCAAACCCAAGCGCAGGCAAAAAATTTGGCGCAAGCGCTCAAGCAGAGCCAGCTGACTTGCTATGAAGATGATATTCGCCTGCATGAGCGCTACCTGATGGAGCGTTTTATTCTAGGTGGTTTGGCATTTCAGGGGCAGGCGCAATGGCATGCCAGTACGCGTCATGCGCAGCAAGGGCATTGGCAAATCACGCAAGCGAAAGTGAAATCAAGCGAAGTTAGCCCCAAGTTATCATGGGTCTCGCTTGATCTTGAATGCTCAGGTAAAGGCGTACTCTATTCCATTGGACTCTATGGCCAAATTGGTGCGCAAACCATAGGTGATGTGTTGATGGTGGGGCAAGCGCCTGAACCCGAATCTAAACCTGAACCTATGACAGATTCAGTAGATGCATCACAATCTTCTGCACAGGATTATCAAATTCACTGGGTCAGTGATGAAAAGACGCTCCTGCTTGCACTTTGTGATTGGTTTGATCGCCATGATCCAGACCTGATTTTGGGCTGGAATGTCCTTGATTTTGATATGCGCTTGCTGATTCAACGCGCCCAGTATCAACACCTGTCGTTGCGTCTTGGTCGCGGTGGTCAGGCGGCTCATTGGCGAGATAGCACACAAGGTGGTCGCGGCTTTTTAACCTTGCCTGGGCGGGTGGTTTTAGATGGGATCAGTGCGCTTAAAAATGCCACCTATGGCTTTTCAAGCTGGAGTTTGGAGTCGGTCTCTCAGCAGTTGCTCGGCGAAGGTAAAGCCATTGAGTCGCCACATGATCGCTTGGCTGAGATTGAGCGATTATTTCGTGAGGACAAACTAGCATTAGCGCACTATAACTTTCAAGACTGTGTGTTGGTTGCAAAAATATTCGCACACACCCATCTACTGGATTATCTCATTGAGCGAAGTGGCCTCACGGGTTTGTTGCTTGATAGAGCGGGTGGCTCTGTTGCTGCCTTTACCAATCTGTATTTGCCGCGTCTACACCGTGGTGGCTATGTTGCCCCCAATCTAGCTTCAGAGTCTTGGATCGCAAGCCCCGGCGGTTTTGTGATGGACTCGAATCCTGGACTTTATGATTCCGTTTTAGTACTTGATTTTAAATCGCTTTATCCATCGATTATTCGCAGTTTTTATATCGACCCCATGGGATTGATTGAGGGATTGGCACATTCTCAAGGAGAACTGGCCATTGAAGGCGAAAGCTGCGAGGCGACTGACGATATAGTGCCCGGATTTCGCGGTGGCGTGTTCCACCGTCAGCAGCATTTTTTGCCCGAGATGATTGCCAAACTATGGCATGCGCGGGATGAAGCCAAAGCCAAAGGGGAGAAAGCCTTTTCGCAAGCGATTAAAATCATCATGAACTCTTTTTATGGCGTACTGGGCTCTAGTGGCTGTCGATTTTTCGATCATCGGCTTGCATCGAGTATCACGATGCGTGGCCATGCGGTGATGAAAGAAACACGACTGATGATTGAATCGCAAGGCTATCAAGTGATCTATGGCGATACCGATTCTGTCTTTGTTTCATTGGGCCAATCACATTCACAAAAACAAGCCGATGAGATCGGTCAACATCTGGTCGATTTCATCAACCAAAATTGGCAGCAAATTTTAGAGCAGCGTTATCAGTTGGCGTGTCATCTAGAGCTTGAATATGAAACCCATTATCGCCGATTTCTCATGCCAAGGATCCGCGGCGCAGAGATGGGCTCGAAAAAGCGTTATGCCGGATTAATGGGCGAGGGTGAAGATGCGAAGATGGTGTTCAAAGGGCTGGAAACCGTACGCAGTGATTGGACACCTTTGGCGCAGCAATTTCAGCAAACTTTGTATCGCATGATATTTGATGGTGAATCGCCAGATAGCTATGTGCGCGATTATGTAGAGCGCACCAAGTCTGGGGATTATGATGATTTATTGGTGTATCGAAAGCGGTTACGCCGTCACTTATCTGAATATCAAAAGAATATTCCACCGCAAGTGAAAGCGGCGCGAATGGCTGATGAAATCAATATCAAGTTGGGCCGCGATCCTCAGTATCAACACAAAGGCACTATTGCTTATGTGATCACGGTACATGGCCCAGAGCCACATGAGTTCCAGCAAAGTGCGGTGGATTATGATCATTACATTGAGAAGCAGCTAAAACCTGTAGCTGATGCCATTTTACCTTTCATTGGTAAAGATTTTGATGCACTGATCGCGCCGCAAATGGGCCTATTCTAA
- the potB gene encoding spermidine/putrescine ABC transporter permease PotB, which produces MNKAKSFEGGSRLQTWIIGLIVGWLVLFVFLPNLMIFITSFLTRHESHMVEASFTLSNYAKLVDPIFAKALWHSFYMAGMATFICLLVGYPFAYAITKLPQRMRPVALFLLIVPFWTNSLIRTYGLKAVLGANGLLNKSLLWMGLIDKPLRIMYTEYAVMIGLVYILLPFMILPLYSSLEKLDGSYLEAARDLGANAWQSFTRITLPLTMPGIIGGCLLVLLPALGMFYVGDMLGGAKNPLIGNTIKSQVLTMRDWPQGAATSVGLTLLMGLLLLIYWRASKMLNRRMELE; this is translated from the coding sequence ATGAATAAGGCAAAAAGCTTCGAAGGCGGCTCTCGCCTACAGACGTGGATCATCGGCCTGATTGTCGGCTGGTTGGTGCTGTTTGTCTTTCTGCCCAACCTGATGATCTTTATCACCAGCTTTTTGACTCGACATGAAAGCCATATGGTCGAAGCCAGTTTTACGCTAAGTAACTATGCCAAACTGGTCGACCCTATTTTTGCCAAAGCGCTTTGGCACTCATTTTATATGGCCGGCATGGCGACCTTTATCTGCCTTTTGGTGGGATATCCATTTGCCTATGCTATCACTAAGCTGCCACAACGGATGCGCCCTGTGGCGTTGTTTTTGCTGATCGTCCCATTTTGGACCAACTCGCTGATTCGAACCTATGGTTTAAAAGCAGTGCTCGGAGCCAATGGTCTGCTTAATAAAAGCTTGCTGTGGATGGGATTGATCGATAAACCACTACGCATCATGTATACCGAATATGCGGTGATGATTGGTTTGGTTTATATTTTGCTGCCATTTATGATTTTGCCGCTCTATTCCAGCCTTGAAAAGTTGGATGGTTCCTATCTTGAAGCTGCGCGCGATCTCGGTGCCAATGCTTGGCAAAGCTTTACTCGCATCACGCTACCACTGACCATGCCAGGTATCATTGGTGGTTGTTTATTGGTCTTGCTGCCTGCGCTTGGCATGTTCTATGTCGGCGATATGCTGGGCGGCGCGAAAAACCCACTGATTGGTAACACCATCAAATCTCAAGTACTCACCATGCGTGACTGGCCTCAAGGGGCAGCGACCAGTGTGGGGCTGACACTACTGATGGGCTTGTTGCTGTTGATCTATTGGCGTGCAAGTAAAATGCTCAACCGTCGCATGGAGTTGGAATAA
- the potA gene encoding spermidine/putrescine ABC transporter ATP-binding protein PotA: MNAPTPSSQPPVVKLSGLTKSFDGKTVISDLDLTINHGEFLTILGPSGCGKTTVLRLIAGFEQADAGRIVLDQKDVTAVPAEKRLVNTVFQSYALFPHMTVFDNVAFGLKMQGTTKADIEPRVMAALKMVQLDSFAQRKPHQLSGGQQQRVAIARAVVNQPKVLLLDESLSALDYKLRKKMQMELKQLQRRLGITFVFVTHDQEEALSMSDRIIVMRDGKIEQDGSPREIYEEPNNLFVAKFIGEINVFDATVLGRIDEKRIRANVEGRVCEVYCDLDVTENDAIKVLLRPEDLRLEELDNHEQSQGIIGYVRERNYKGMTLDSVVELESGQTVMVSEFFNEDDPDVDHSLNQKVAVTWVESWEVVLTGEDEHE; the protein is encoded by the coding sequence TTGAACGCACCCACTCCTTCCTCACAACCTCCGGTTGTGAAACTTTCTGGATTAACCAAATCCTTTGACGGCAAAACCGTCATTTCGGATTTAGACCTGACGATAAACCACGGTGAATTTCTCACAATTTTAGGCCCATCTGGCTGTGGTAAAACCACAGTACTTCGCTTAATTGCAGGTTTTGAACAAGCGGATGCTGGTCGCATCGTATTGGATCAAAAAGATGTAACTGCCGTTCCTGCTGAAAAACGCTTGGTCAATACTGTCTTTCAAAGCTACGCGCTTTTTCCGCATATGACGGTTTTTGACAACGTTGCCTTTGGCTTAAAAATGCAAGGAACCACCAAAGCGGATATTGAACCGCGCGTGATGGCAGCTCTAAAAATGGTTCAACTTGACTCATTCGCACAACGCAAACCGCATCAGCTATCCGGTGGGCAACAGCAACGCGTGGCGATTGCTCGTGCAGTGGTCAACCAACCTAAAGTACTGCTTTTGGACGAATCTCTTTCTGCATTGGATTATAAACTACGCAAAAAAATGCAGATGGAGCTGAAACAGCTTCAACGCCGCTTAGGGATCACCTTCGTCTTCGTTACTCATGACCAAGAAGAAGCGCTATCGATGTCTGACCGTATCATTGTGATGCGCGACGGTAAGATTGAGCAAGATGGTAGCCCTCGCGAAATCTATGAAGAGCCCAACAATCTATTTGTGGCCAAATTTATTGGTGAAATCAACGTCTTTGATGCAACCGTATTGGGCCGCATTGATGAAAAACGGATTCGCGCCAATGTCGAAGGCCGCGTTTGCGAAGTTTATTGCGATCTCGATGTCACAGAGAACGATGCAATTAAAGTGCTCCTTCGCCCTGAAGACCTTCGTCTTGAAGAGCTTGATAACCATGAGCAAAGCCAAGGCATTATTGGTTATGTCCGCGAGCGTAACTACAAAGGGATGACCCTTGATTCTGTCGTTGAGCTTGAAAGTGGTCAAACCGTCATGGTCAGCGAATTCTTTAATGAAGATGATCCAGATGTGGACCACTCACTCAACCAAAAAGTTGCAGTCACTTGGGTTGAAAGTTGGGAAGTTGTGTTAACAGGTGAAGATGAGCATGAATAA
- a CDS encoding DUF3147 family protein, with the protein MYWLVSKYLITAALVVFISEVAKRSDKLGAFIAALPTVTMLALLWMYIEKQPTEKLANHAFYTFWYVVPSLPMFLVFPWCLPRFGFSLSLLFSVAITVLSFALTAAIAQLFGITLF; encoded by the coding sequence ATGTATTGGCTTGTCTCAAAATATTTGATTACTGCCGCTTTGGTTGTCTTTATTTCTGAAGTTGCAAAGCGTAGCGATAAACTCGGCGCATTTATCGCAGCGCTACCCACGGTAACGATGCTTGCGCTACTGTGGATGTATATTGAAAAACAACCGACAGAAAAGCTCGCCAATCATGCGTTTTATACCTTTTGGTATGTTGTCCCTTCCCTGCCGATGTTTCTTGTTTTTCCGTGGTGTTTACCGCGGTTTGGTTTCTCGCTAAGCCTGCTATTTAGCGTTGCAATCACCGTCCTTAGCTTTGCGCTCACCGCCGCCATTGCCCAACTCTTTGGCATCACACTCTTTTAA
- a CDS encoding TerB family tellurite resistance protein encodes MFHQLKRLLRQALFDGSSEPAMSAQQLHLAVAGLLWQVSEADHQQDERELAAKQSLLKRLFELTDEEVAQLLEKAQTQSAQAVSLFDFTTQLRSLSEQTRFDLVVGLWQVAYADGVLDAVEEAVIRQVSDLLYVNHQDFIRAKLVAQTDN; translated from the coding sequence ATGTTTCATCAATTAAAGCGTTTATTGCGCCAAGCCCTTTTTGACGGTAGCTCAGAGCCAGCGATGAGTGCTCAGCAGTTACATCTTGCTGTTGCTGGATTACTTTGGCAAGTTTCAGAGGCTGATCATCAGCAAGACGAACGCGAGTTAGCCGCGAAACAGAGTTTACTCAAGCGATTGTTTGAGCTAACTGATGAAGAGGTTGCGCAGCTTCTTGAAAAAGCACAGACGCAGAGCGCGCAGGCGGTTTCACTATTTGACTTCACCACACAATTGCGCAGCCTTAGTGAGCAAACCCGCTTTGATCTCGTCGTTGGCTTGTGGCAAGTCGCCTATGCTGACGGTGTGCTTGATGCGGTAGAGGAGGCGGTGATCCGTCAGGTTTCGGATTTGCTGTACGTCAACCATCAAGATTTTATTCGCGCCAAACTTGTCGCACAAACTGACAATTAA
- a CDS encoding MATE family efflux transporter — translation MHAWIQAADRSFWQKTWQLAIPVSLQCLMFSVLGLVDIFMVTELGESAVAAVGIGNRIIFFNLLLVVGIASAVGVLASQYFGAQRMDGVRRVLLQSWLLAILFTLPFILIYCFYPREVMAIVNDTPEYLTLGQSYLLITGVSLVTTALVVPLEGALRAIGQARMPTWVSLIAVILNAILNALLIFGLFGFPEMGVTGAAIGTLLSRIAQTILLFAISWRRYRFLFPDIEAIRALYEKRHWHKYIGIALPMVFHDAGWAIGVLVYNVIVGQMGMSELAIMSLLSPIEGLLISAFIGFSVAASTMLGHELGVKNYLRAWQIAWWLIVVSVVLAIVTTFLVYLCLPWIGEAFALSSIQDAPLAVSVTLVLALGLPLKVFNMVGISGVLRSGGDIRWMIIIDLMAQWLVGIPLACVAVFVFHWALPAVLLIILCEELVKIGLTQYRIRSRKWLNNLIDEPEGMTISMAS, via the coding sequence ATGCACGCATGGATTCAAGCTGCCGATCGCAGCTTTTGGCAAAAAACATGGCAACTTGCCATTCCCGTATCATTACAATGCTTAATGTTCTCCGTTCTCGGTCTTGTGGATATTTTCATGGTGACTGAACTGGGTGAAAGCGCTGTGGCCGCTGTGGGAATTGGTAATCGCATTATCTTTTTTAATTTGCTTTTGGTGGTTGGTATCGCCAGTGCGGTTGGCGTATTAGCATCACAATATTTTGGCGCGCAGCGAATGGATGGCGTGCGCCGTGTGCTATTGCAATCATGGTTGCTTGCCATTCTTTTTACGTTGCCATTCATTCTGATCTATTGCTTTTATCCGCGTGAAGTCATGGCGATTGTCAATGACACGCCGGAGTATTTGACGCTGGGGCAAAGTTATTTACTGATTACGGGCGTGAGTCTTGTGACCACTGCCTTGGTCGTGCCACTTGAAGGCGCGCTTCGTGCCATTGGTCAAGCGCGAATGCCCACCTGGGTGAGTTTGATTGCGGTGATCCTCAATGCGATTTTAAATGCGTTGCTGATCTTCGGTTTATTCGGTTTTCCAGAAATGGGGGTTACAGGGGCGGCAATCGGGACTTTGCTTTCGCGCATCGCTCAGACCATCCTTTTATTTGCCATTAGCTGGCGCCGTTACCGATTTTTGTTTCCGGATATCGAAGCGATTCGTGCGCTTTATGAAAAGCGTCATTGGCACAAATACATTGGTATTGCACTGCCCATGGTTTTTCATGATGCAGGCTGGGCTATTGGGGTCTTGGTTTACAACGTGATTGTGGGTCAAATGGGAATGAGTGAGCTGGCGATCATGAGTTTGCTTTCACCCATTGAAGGCTTGTTGATCTCAGCGTTTATTGGTTTCTCTGTAGCGGCTTCGACCATGCTTGGGCATGAGCTTGGGGTGAAAAACTATCTGCGTGCATGGCAAATTGCATGGTGGTTGATTGTGGTGAGTGTCGTTTTAGCTATTGTTACCACATTTTTAGTGTATCTATGTTTGCCTTGGATTGGTGAAGCTTTTGCGCTATCCAGTATTCAAGATGCGCCTCTGGCGGTTTCGGTTACCTTGGTATTAGCTTTGGGACTTCCGCTGAAAGTGTTTAACATGGTTGGGATCAGCGGTGTGCTTCGTAGTGGTGGTGATATTCGCTGGATGATCATCATCGATTTAATGGCGCAGTGGTTGGTGGGGATCCCGCTTGCCTGTGTTGCAGTCTTTGTGTTTCATTGGGCGCTGCCAGCGGTACTGCTGATTATTTTGTGTGAAGAGCTAGTTAAGATTGGCTTAACGCAATATCGGATTCGCAGCCGTAAGTGGCTCAACAATTTAATTGATGAGCCAGAGGGCATGACCATAAGTATGGCCAGTTAA
- a CDS encoding extracellular solute-binding protein — protein sequence MKPWSKVLASSALALAMVAGPSVAKEEQTLYFYNWSEYIPSDVLEQFTKETGIKVIYSTYESNETMYAKLKTHGDGYDLVVPSTYYVSKMRNEGMLQKIDHSKLSNFSQLDPNFLNKPFDPNNDYSIPYIWGATGIGVNTEMVDKNSVTSWADLWNPAYEGQLMMMDDSREFFHIALRKLGYSANTTNPEEIKAAEAELKKLMPNVLVFNSDFPANPYMAGETSLGMLWNGSAYAARQDGAPIEIVWPKDGAIFWMDSIAIPAGAKNVDAAYKMIDFLLRPENAAKIAVEIGYPTPVKGAYPLLPKSFVEDPNVYPPQEAMDAGEWQNSVGEAATLYEEAFLRLKSGL from the coding sequence ATGAAACCATGGTCTAAAGTTCTTGCCTCAAGCGCACTTGCGCTGGCAATGGTTGCAGGTCCAAGCGTAGCGAAAGAGGAACAAACCCTCTATTTCTACAACTGGTCTGAATACATTCCATCGGATGTGCTAGAGCAGTTCACAAAAGAGACTGGCATCAAGGTGATTTACTCAACCTATGAGTCAAATGAAACCATGTATGCCAAGCTAAAAACCCATGGCGACGGCTATGATCTTGTCGTACCTTCAACTTATTACGTGTCAAAAATGCGTAATGAAGGCATGCTACAAAAAATTGATCACAGTAAACTCAGCAACTTTAGTCAACTTGACCCGAACTTCTTAAATAAGCCGTTCGATCCAAACAATGACTACTCTATCCCGTACATTTGGGGTGCAACCGGTATCGGTGTAAACACTGAAATGGTTGATAAGAACAGCGTGACTAGCTGGGCTGATTTGTGGAACCCTGCCTACGAAGGTCAACTGATGATGATGGATGACTCACGTGAGTTCTTCCATATCGCACTTCGTAAGTTAGGCTACTCTGCCAATACCACCAACCCAGAAGAGATCAAAGCGGCTGAAGCTGAGCTGAAAAAACTAATGCCAAACGTATTGGTGTTTAACTCAGACTTCCCTGCAAACCCATATATGGCAGGCGAAACATCACTCGGTATGCTTTGGAATGGCTCAGCCTATGCGGCTCGCCAAGATGGCGCACCTATTGAGATCGTTTGGCCAAAAGATGGTGCCATTTTCTGGATGGATAGCATCGCAATTCCAGCGGGCGCGAAAAACGTAGACGCGGCTTACAAGATGATCGACTTCTTGCTTCGCCCTGAAAACGCAGCGAAAATTGCCGTTGAAATTGGTTATCCAACACCAGTGAAAGGTGCTTATCCACTGCTACCAAAATCCTTCGTTGAAGATCCAAACGTGTATCCACCACAAGAAGCAATGGATGCAGGTGAATGGCAAAACAGCGTCGGTGAAGCAGCGACACTTTATGAAGAAGCATTCCTGCGCTTAAAATCAGGTCTGTAA
- the potC gene encoding spermidine/putrescine ABC transporter permease PotC: protein MASPQSKVAALFRGSYLSLVYAFLYIPILVLIVNSFNASRFGMDWRGFTLKWYHQLFNNDSLIQAAWHSINVAVFSATVATLIGSLTAIALYRYRFRGKNFVHGMLFVVMMSPDIVLAISLLALFSLVGFQLGFFSLLVSHVTFCLPFVVVTVYSRLNGFDVRMLEAAKDLGANEWTILSKIILPLAKPAVAAGWLLSFTLSLDDVIVSSFVTSPSYEILPLKIYSMVKVGIKPEINALATLMLLVSLVLVICSQLLARDKTK, encoded by the coding sequence ATGGCGTCACCGCAAAGCAAAGTCGCCGCCCTCTTTCGCGGCAGTTATCTCAGCTTGGTTTATGCTTTTTTGTATATTCCAATTCTGGTTTTGATCGTCAACTCCTTTAATGCCAGTCGTTTTGGCATGGATTGGCGCGGTTTTACCCTCAAGTGGTATCACCAACTTTTTAATAATGACAGCTTGATTCAAGCTGCGTGGCATTCCATCAATGTGGCTGTGTTTTCCGCCACTGTTGCCACCTTAATCGGTAGCCTGACCGCCATTGCGCTCTATCGCTACCGTTTTCGTGGTAAGAACTTTGTACATGGCATGCTATTTGTTGTGATGATGTCGCCCGATATTGTTTTGGCCATCTCACTTTTAGCTTTGTTTTCGCTTGTGGGCTTTCAGCTTGGATTTTTCTCTTTGCTGGTTTCTCACGTGACATTTTGCCTGCCTTTTGTTGTGGTGACCGTCTATAGCCGTTTAAATGGTTTTGATGTGCGCATGCTTGAGGCGGCCAAAGACTTGGGTGCCAATGAATGGACGATTTTAAGCAAAATCATCCTTCCCTTGGCAAAGCCAGCCGTTGCCGCTGGTTGGTTATTGAGCTTTACCCTCTCCCTGGATGATGTGATCGTAAGCTCATTTGTAACCAGCCCAAGTTATGAGATTTTGCCGTTGAAAATTTACTCAATGGTAAAAGTTGGCATTAAACCTGAAATTAATGCCCTCGCAACCCTGATGTTACTGGTGTCTTTAGTGCTTGTGATCTGTTCACAGCTACTCGCCAGAGACAAAACCAAATAA